The following are encoded in a window of Ciona intestinalis unplaced genomic scaffold, KH HT000162.2, whole genome shotgun sequence genomic DNA:
- the zf(bed)-4 gene encoding zinc finger BED domain-containing protein 4: MSAIAKVSSSKVWDYFNVSEGSVKCQLCKNLVSQGSTSSAQKNTSNLWSHLRSKHREVEVYEQAHCHKIGKSSKVVQPTLFQSFDNSRKWSNTDGRSRNLDKLIIEMIATDIQPFSVTNDIGFKRLLATAEPRYNLKDEKYYRTEMLPKVHLKVVDKIKNMLKEENAGESLSFTTDCWSGSTESLMSLTAHFIDNQWKRKQLVLSVKSMSESHTGDYIGKVFLDILSQWEIDRSRVLLVLRDSGANVVKGMRVADVSDFSCCAHTMQLIIKEGIESQRVVIDIVAKLKRCATHFNHSTLAKKRLHAIQNQVGLPVHSIIQAIPTRWNSTLHMLRRMLEQKHALSIYASEYGHFSLPNTYEWELVAKLVALLIPFETITLEISHSEASASCILPSIAVLKALLQSDNEATFGIGTIKGTMCESLLRRYCNVENVKPVVIACLLDPRFKDKPFSSEIVLGRAKDWLINEVKEQDQGEEPVAAKKQKQSSDSENDLLSNLYKNVLGQGSTDNNECESTDVQTEINKYLSEPLIDRSTGHPLDWWKNNETRFVILAKLARKYLNPPPSSVPSERDFSTIGNIYEDKRSRLTGEHAEQLCFLYYNLHLLEYNY; the protein is encoded by the coding sequence ATGAGTGCCATTGCGAAAGTTTCCTCTAGCAAAGTTTGggattattttaatgtttcggAAGGTTCAGTTAAGTGCCAACTGTGTAAGAACTTGGTCAGTCAAGGTTCCACTTCTTCTGCTCAGAAAAATACAAGTAACCTATGGTCACATTTGCGTAGTAAGCACAGAGAAGTAGAAGTGTATGAACAAGCGCACTGCCATAAAATAGGCAAAAGTTCAAAGGTCGTGCAGCCTACACTGTTTCAGTCGTTTGACAATAGTAGAAAGTGGTCTAATACAGATGGTCGGTCCAGAAATTTGGATAAGCTGATAATTGAGATGATAGCTACAGATATACAGCCATTTTCAGTCACAAATGACATAGGATTCAAACGTCTTCTGGCGACTGCAGAGCCAAGGTACAATCTTAAAGATGAAAAGTATTACAGAACAGAAATGTTGCCTAAAGTTCACCTGAAAGttgttgataaaattaaaaatatgctcAAAGAAGAAAATGCAGGAGAGAGTTTGTCATTTACTACAGATTGTTGGTCAGGTTCAACTGAATCTCTTATGAGTTTAACAGCTCATTTTATTGACAATCAATGGAAGAGAAAGCAACTAGTTTTGTCAGTAAAGTCAATGTCGGAGTCTCACACAGGAGATTACATAGGTAAAGTGTTCTTGGACATTCTTAGCCAGTGGGAAATTGACAGAAGTCGTGTGTTGCTTGTTTTACGTGACAGTGGTGCTAATGTTGTCAAAGGCATGAGGGTAGCAGATGTTTCAGATTTCAGCTGCTGTGCACATACCATgcaattaataataaaagagGGTATAGAATCTCAAAGAGTCGTAATTGATATTGTGGCAAAGCTTAAACGCTGTGCCACACACTTCAATCATTCAACACTTGCAAAGAAACGGCTACATGCAATTCAAAACCAAGTTGGTTTGCCGGTTCATTCAATTATACAGGCAATCCCAACAAGATGGAATTCAACTCTACATATGTTGCGTAGGATGTTGGAACAGAAGCATGCTCTCAGCATATATGCAAGTGAGTATGGTCATTTTAGTTTACCAAATACATATGAGTGGGAACTTGTCGCCAAATTAGTTGCTTTATTGATACCCTTTGAGACGATAACGTTGGAGATTAGTCATTCTGAAGCTTCCGCATCATGCATACTACCCAGTATTGCAGTACTTAAAGCTCTTCTACAAAGTGATAATGAAGCAACATTTGGGATTGGTACTATAAAAGGAACCATGTGTGAAAGCCTGTTAAGAAGATATTGTAATGTTGAAAATGTTAAACCAGTGGTGATTGCTTGCCTCCTGGATCCCCGATTCAAAGACAAACCATTTTCATCAGAGATTGTCTTAGGTAGAGCTAAGGATTGGTTAATTAATGAAGTTAAGGAACAAGACCAAGGAGAAGAACCAGTGGCAGCAAAGAAGCAAAAACAATCCAGTGATAGTGAGAATGACCTATTGTCCAATTTGTACAAAAATGTCTTAGGTCAAGGATCTACTGATAACAATGAGTGTGAATCAACAGATGTTCAAacagaaattaataaatatcttTCAGAACCACTTATTGATCGGTCTACCGGACATCCACTGGATTGGtggaaaaataatgaaactcGTTTTGTCATTCTAGCCAAACTAgctagaaaatatttaaatccaCCGCCTTCTTCTGTGCCAAGTGAACGAGATTTTAGCACAATTGGAAATATATATGAAGATAAAAGAAGCCGCCTCACTGGCGAACACGCAGAACAACTTTGTTTCCTGTACTATAACTTGCATTTGCTCGAATACAATTATTAA